The proteins below come from a single Caulobacter flavus genomic window:
- a CDS encoding EAL domain-containing protein — protein MRRLKLALLTGAYLCLALIVSLLLWRMGATPAVGLSAFVGSLGLCFAFHGIVSGMFDNAQLKLDIETVREAHGILVEQIEKIDARMTSLVESVAEDAEKRSAELTSEVHQLEDLMQRMSERLESQLTHQVAAARHDARGRGAAAPVNAVLEAVQDALAENRVDLYLQPVVSLPQRRTVFYESFSRLRDETGRVMMPAEYLAVAEPEGLMTAVDNLLLFRCVQIVRRLAKQDRKVGIFCNISLASLSDETFFPQFLEFLQGNKDLAGSLIFELGQTAFNQRGPVEARHMARLASLGFQFSLDKVVDLDLDFQDLARADVKFVKVGAQLILEQLEEQDGKLVLSSLPDLNAADFAALMRRYGVEVIAEKVESERQIAEILDLDIGYGQGHLFGEPRAIRDAVLAETDPPADFVQAPLRRRAANW, from the coding sequence ATGCGAAGGCTCAAGCTGGCTCTGCTGACCGGCGCCTATCTCTGCCTGGCTCTTATCGTCTCCCTGCTGCTGTGGCGCATGGGGGCGACCCCGGCTGTCGGCCTGTCAGCCTTCGTCGGGTCGCTGGGCCTGTGCTTCGCGTTCCACGGCATCGTCAGCGGCATGTTCGACAACGCCCAGCTGAAGCTGGACATCGAGACCGTGCGCGAGGCCCACGGCATCCTGGTCGAGCAGATCGAGAAGATCGACGCGCGCATGACCAGCCTGGTCGAAAGCGTCGCCGAGGACGCCGAGAAGCGCTCGGCCGAGCTGACCAGCGAGGTCCACCAGCTCGAAGACCTGATGCAGCGCATGAGCGAGCGCCTGGAAAGCCAGCTGACCCACCAGGTCGCGGCCGCCCGCCACGACGCCCGCGGCCGCGGCGCCGCCGCCCCGGTCAACGCCGTGCTGGAAGCCGTGCAGGACGCCCTGGCCGAGAACCGCGTCGACCTCTACCTGCAGCCGGTCGTCAGCCTGCCGCAGCGCCGCACCGTCTTCTACGAAAGCTTCTCGCGCCTGCGCGACGAGACCGGCCGCGTGATGATGCCGGCCGAGTACCTGGCCGTGGCCGAGCCCGAAGGCCTGATGACGGCCGTCGACAACCTGCTGCTGTTCCGCTGCGTGCAGATCGTCCGCCGCCTGGCCAAGCAGGACCGAAAGGTCGGCATCTTCTGCAACATCTCGCTGGCCAGCCTGTCGGACGAGACCTTCTTCCCGCAGTTCCTCGAGTTCCTGCAGGGCAACAAGGATCTGGCCGGCTCGCTGATCTTCGAACTGGGTCAGACCGCCTTCAACCAGCGCGGCCCGGTCGAGGCCCGACACATGGCCCGCCTGGCCAGCCTGGGCTTCCAGTTCAGCCTCGACAAGGTCGTGGACCTGGATCTCGACTTCCAGGACCTGGCGCGCGCCGACGTCAAGTTCGTCAAGGTCGGCGCCCAGCTGATCCTCGAACAGCTGGAAGAGCAGGACGGCAAGCTGGTGCTGAGCTCCCTGCCCGACCTGAACGCCGCCGACTTCGCCGCCCTGATGCGCCGCTACGGCGTCGAGGTGATCGCCGAGAAGGTCGAGAGCGAGCGCCAGATCGCCGAAATCCTCGATCTCGACATCGGCTATGGCCAGGGCCACCTGTTCGGCGAGCCCCGCGCCATCCGCGACGCCGTGCTGGCCGAGACCGATCCGCCGGCCGACTTCGTCCAGGCCCCGCTGCGCCGCCGCGCCGCCAACTGGTAG
- a CDS encoding FeoA family protein, translated as MSDAVLTADAALVSEAPTRALSSAGRGETGVIVAVRGDTGAPEAVAAEELERRLLEMGFVEGARIEILQEGLFGRDPMAVRVDDTRVALRRREARAVTVQFDG; from the coding sequence ATGTCCGACGCCGTCCTCACCGCCGACGCCGCCCTGGTTTCCGAGGCGCCGACCCGCGCCCTGAGCTCGGCCGGGCGCGGCGAGACGGGCGTCATCGTCGCGGTGCGCGGCGACACCGGCGCGCCCGAGGCCGTGGCCGCCGAGGAGCTGGAGCGCCGCCTGCTGGAGATGGGCTTCGTCGAGGGCGCGCGCATCGAGATCCTGCAGGAAGGCCTCTTTGGCCGTGATCCCATGGCCGTGCGGGTGGACGACACCCGCGTGGCCCTGCGCCGCCGCGAGGCGCGCGCCGTGACCGTTCAGTTCGACGGATAG
- the feoB gene encoding ferrous iron transporter B, with protein MDALTDTAIRPARVALVGNPNSGKTALFNALTGARQKVANYAGVTVERKEGQLVTPGGRTIRVLDLPGTYSLRARSPDEIVTRDAVLGRLSGETAPDVLVCVADATNLRLVLRLVLELKQVGRPFVLALNMFDIAQRQGLRIDLEQLSREIGAPIVTTVATRKRGLDELLTQVNTLTLTHSNAADNTWREPSAGEIRAAHAQAQRIYRDCVRPPERPDTVTARIDAVLLHPVAGLLILTALMFTVFQSVFTWATVPADAIDAGFAALAGLVSEHLPEGLLASFIADGLIAGVGSVLVFLPQILVLFFFILILEDSGYMTRAAFLLDKLMGVAGLHGRAFIPLLSSHACAIPGIMSTRVIDNKRDRLTTILIAPLMTCSARVPVYTLIIGAFIPHTKVWGVLSLQGLVMFGLYASGIIFGLLVSFVIRRIFWRGAAEPLMMELPTYRWPEPRNVLLNLLTRARIFMSRAGRIILPLMVLVWVLSTFPYPPEGATGPAIDYSIAGRLGKFIAPVMEPIGFNWQMTVALIPGMAAREVAVAVLGTVYAVGGDADSHDALSSLLSQQWSLATALAFLAWYVFAPQCMPTLGVVKRETNSWIWPTVMFVYMVGLAYLAAFVVYHTAVALGAG; from the coding sequence ATAGACGCTTTGACCGACACCGCTATCCGGCCCGCGCGCGTCGCGCTGGTCGGCAATCCGAATTCCGGCAAGACCGCGCTGTTCAACGCCCTGACCGGGGCCCGCCAGAAGGTCGCCAACTACGCCGGCGTCACCGTCGAGCGCAAGGAAGGCCAGCTGGTCACGCCGGGCGGCCGGACGATCCGCGTCCTCGACCTGCCGGGCACCTATTCCCTGCGCGCCCGCAGCCCCGACGAGATCGTCACCCGCGACGCGGTGCTGGGCCGCCTGTCGGGCGAGACCGCGCCCGACGTGCTGGTCTGCGTGGCCGACGCCACCAACCTGCGCCTGGTGCTGCGCCTCGTCCTGGAGCTGAAGCAGGTGGGACGGCCGTTCGTGCTGGCCCTCAACATGTTCGACATCGCCCAGCGCCAGGGCCTGCGCATCGATCTCGAGCAGCTGTCGCGCGAGATCGGCGCGCCGATCGTCACGACGGTGGCGACCCGCAAGCGGGGCCTGGACGAGCTGCTGACCCAGGTCAACACCCTGACGCTGACCCACTCCAACGCCGCTGACAACACCTGGCGCGAGCCGAGCGCGGGCGAGATCCGCGCCGCCCATGCCCAGGCCCAGCGCATCTATCGCGACTGCGTGCGCCCGCCCGAGCGTCCCGACACCGTCACCGCCAGAATCGACGCGGTGCTGCTGCATCCGGTCGCCGGCCTGCTGATTCTGACGGCGCTGATGTTCACCGTGTTCCAGTCGGTGTTCACCTGGGCCACCGTGCCGGCCGACGCCATCGACGCCGGCTTCGCGGCGCTGGCGGGCCTGGTGTCCGAGCACCTGCCCGAGGGCCTGCTGGCCAGCTTCATCGCCGACGGCCTGATCGCGGGCGTGGGCAGCGTGCTGGTGTTCCTGCCGCAGATCCTGGTGCTGTTCTTCTTCATCCTGATCCTTGAAGACAGCGGCTACATGACCCGCGCGGCCTTCCTGCTGGACAAGCTTATGGGCGTGGCGGGCCTGCACGGACGGGCGTTCATCCCGCTGCTGTCGAGCCACGCCTGCGCCATCCCCGGGATCATGTCGACGCGGGTGATCGACAACAAGCGCGACCGCCTGACCACGATCCTGATCGCGCCGCTGATGACCTGCTCGGCGCGGGTGCCGGTCTACACGCTGATCATCGGCGCCTTCATCCCCCACACCAAGGTCTGGGGCGTGCTGTCGCTGCAGGGGCTGGTGATGTTCGGGCTGTACGCCTCGGGGATCATCTTCGGCCTGCTGGTGTCGTTCGTCATCCGCCGCATCTTCTGGCGCGGCGCGGCCGAGCCGCTGATGATGGAGCTGCCGACCTACCGCTGGCCCGAGCCGCGCAACGTGCTGCTGAACCTCCTGACCCGCGCCCGGATCTTCATGAGCCGCGCGGGCCGCATCATCCTGCCGCTGATGGTGCTGGTGTGGGTGCTGTCGACCTTCCCCTATCCGCCGGAAGGCGCGACGGGCCCGGCCATCGACTACAGCATCGCCGGCCGCCTGGGTAAGTTCATCGCGCCGGTGATGGAGCCGATCGGCTTCAACTGGCAGATGACCGTGGCCCTGATCCCGGGCATGGCCGCCCGCGAAGTGGCCGTGGCCGTGCTGGGCACCGTCTACGCCGTCGGCGGCGACGCCGACTCGCACGACGCGCTGAGCAGCCTGCTGTCGCAGCAGTGGTCGCTGGCCACCGCCCTGGCGTTCCTGGCCTGGTACGTCTTCGCGCCGCAGTGCATGCCCACCCTGGGCGTGGTCAAGCGCGAGACCAACAGCTGGATCTGGCCGACGGTGATGTTCGTCTACATGGTCGGCTTGGC